In a single window of the Centropristis striata isolate RG_2023a ecotype Rhode Island chromosome 18, C.striata_1.0, whole genome shotgun sequence genome:
- the LOC131991022 gene encoding alpha-1-antitrypsin homolog, which translates to MRGIFASCALSALLLAAVWADHLPDHHPDHHHDGSAHSHEGEQSCHKLSSPNADFAFALYKSLNAKAAAGKNIFYSPLGISTALSMLSAGAAGDTHSQLFSSLGYGALTQAQVNEAYEHLFHMMGHSQENQQLDVGNGVAVRSGFTPLDKFLKDVKHFYSAEMFKVDFSKPDEAAAEINRFIASKTQDKIKDMVKDLDPEMAMVLINYVYFKGQWEKPFDGNQTHKANFSVDENTVVEVDMMKKMSRYDFYQDVDNHTTVIMLPYKGNTSMMIVLPDEGKMAEVEGYINKDYIRHWHDSLYRSSVDLFLPKFSISADAALESTLKEMGVTNAFGEAADFSGMSEEVKLKVSKVSHKAVLSVDETGTEAAAATTIEIMPMSMPETITLNRPFLVFIMEHSTRSILFMGKINNPTAM; encoded by the exons ATGCGTGGGATCTTTGCTAGCTGTGCACTCTCAGCACTGCTGCTGGCTGCAGTCTGGGCAGACCACCTCCCCGACCACCACCCCGACCACCACCACGATGGATCTGCTCACAGCCACGAGGGAGAGCAGAGCTGCCACAAGCTGTCGTCTCCCAATGCTGACTTTGCCTTTGCCCTCTACAAGAGCCTGAACGCCAAGGCTGCTGCCGGAAAGAACATCTTCTACTCTCCGCTGGGCATCTCCACAGCCCTGTCCATGCTGTCAGCAGGGGCCGCCGGTGACACCCACAGCCAGCTGTTCTCCAGCCTGGGCTACGGTGCTCTCACCCAGGCACAGGTCAACGAAGCGTACGAGCATCTTTTCCACATGATGGGCCACAGCCAGGAGAATCAGCAGCTGGATGTCGGTAATGGCGTGGCCGTGCGCTCAGGTTTCACTCCCCTGGACAAGTTCCTGAAGGATGTCAAGCATTTTTACTCTGCTGAAATGTTCAAAGTTGACTTTTCCAAACCTGATGAGGCTGCAGCTGAGATCAACAGGTTCATCGCCAGTAAAACCCAAGACAAGATCAAAGATATGGTGAAGGACCTGGACCCTGAGATGGCCATGGTTCTGATCAACTATGTGTACTTCAAag GACAGTGGGAGAAACCCTTCGATGGTAACCAGACACACAAGGCAAACTTCTCTGTGGACGAAAACACCGTGGTTGAGGTGGACATGATGAAGAAGATGAGTCGCTACGACTTCTATCAGGACGTTGACAACCACACCACTGTCATCATGCTGCCCTACAAGGGAAACACCTCCATGATGATCGTCCTCCCTGATGAAGGCAAGATGGCGGAGGTGGAGGGCTACATCAACAAGGACTACATCAGGCACTGGCATGACTCGCTCTACAGGAG CTCCGTGGATCTGTTCCTGCCAAAGTTCTCCATCTCTGCTGATGCCGCCCTGGAGAGCACGCTGAAAGAAATGGGCGTAACCAACGCTTTTGGAGAGGCTGCAGATTTCTCTGGCATGTCTGAAGAGGTCAAGCTCAAAGTCTCAAAG GTGTCCCACAAGGCCGTTCTAAGCGTGGATGAAACAGGAACAGAAGCAGCGGCCGCCACCACCATCGAAATCATGCCCATGAGCATGCCCGAGACCATAACCCTCAACAGACCCTTCTTGGTGTTCATCATGGAGCACTCAACCAGGAGCATCCTGTTCATGGGCAAGATCAACAACCCCACAGCCATGTAA
- the LOC131991210 gene encoding alpha-1-antiproteinase-like: MSIMYSFTCLTVLALLTGPTADGSVLPKPDELVCRPLRREQEVNQQLNTSALNTALAFEPYRDLATRTTAELGVQQQQNILFSPLGLASALALLSRVTGAESRSQALEALGLAANSTEQSVEATISALTDLQHSLTLQEGGGGGGVQSAESGAGIEANIGAAPREGIGGADAGNRTDAGDGTGGRNGTEDGVHPGAQLRVWNSLHIDGKPSLDYDSFLSRPEHTGPSAFNISFDTLKKDLEASDRLELNNYLYFKGHQPFERRHTVPRSFQLNATTSTEVAMMFRDDSSEVMMLYDTNCSATVVRLTCSERLASLLLLPKAELQPLEDCLSDSRMSFWLSNLKPGRAEIRFPKFQLRKSYSLESLLRKSGVSSIFSDSADFSGVSQKTLKLVKAPHEVMLEVEETKSEDRARPDIMLDFSVPPRITFNKPFMLIIYDDLTGLVLLMGRIIDPTDF, translated from the exons ATGTCTATTATGTATAGTTTTACATGTCTAACAGTGCTGGCACTGCTCACGGGTCCCACAGCAGATGGGTCGGTTCTACCAAAGCCTGACGAACTCGTCTGCAGGCCTCTGCGAAGGGAACAAGAGGTCAATCAGCAGCTCAACACATCAGCCCTAAACACAGCCCTGGCCTTTGAACCGTATCGTGACCTGGCAACCAGGACCACTGCTGAGCTCGGGgtccagcagcagcaaaacatctTGTTCTCCCCCTTGGGCCTGGCGTCAGCTCTGGCCCTGCTGTCCCGAGTGACTGGGGCCGAGAGTCGGAGCCAGGCCCTGGAGGCCCTGGGGCTGGCAGCCAACTCTACAGAGCAGAGCGTGGAGGCCACCATATCTGCTCTTACAGATCTGCAACACAGCCTCACTCTACAGGAgggagggggtgggggtggggttcAAAGTGCAGAGTCCGGAGCCGGAATAGAAGCTAACATTGGGGCCGCACCAAGGGAGGGTATTGGAGGGGCGGATGCTGGAAACAGAACTGATGCAGGTGATGGGACAGGGGGTAGGAATGGAACTGAGGATGGGGTTCATCCTGGGGCACAGCTAAGAGTGTGGAACAGCCTTCATATTGATGGAAAACCTTCACTAGACTATGACAGCTTTCTGTCCAGGCCTGAGCACACTGGACCCTCTGCCTTCAACATCAGCTTTGACACGCTGAAGAAAGACTTGGAAGCTTCTGACAGACTTGAACTTAACAATTATTTGTATTTCAAAG GTCATCAACCCTTTGAGCGGCGCCACACAGTGCCTCGGAGCTTCCAGCTGAATGCTACCACCAGCACGGAGGTTGCCATGATGTTCAGGGATGATTCCTCTGAGGTGATGATGCTGTACGACACCAACTGCTCCGCCACGGTGGTGCGGCTGACCTGCTCAGAACGCCTGGCCTCGCTGCTCCTTCTTCCAAAAGCCGAGCTCCAGCCGCTGGAGGACTGCCTCTCTGACAGCCGCATGAGCTTTTGGCTCAGCAACCTGAAGCCAGG GCGGGCAGAAATCCGTTTCCCCAAGTTCCAACTAAGGAAATCCTACAGTTTAGAAAGCCTCCTGAGGAAGTCTGGGGTATCATCAATTTTCTCAGATTCAGCCGACTTCTCTGGAGTATCACAGAAGACGCTGAAACTCGTCAAG GCTCCTCATGAGGTTATGCTGGAGGTGGAAGAGACCAAGTCAGAAGACAGAGCGAGACCTGACATCATGTTGGACTTCTCTGTCCCCCCCAGAATTACCTTTAACAAACCTTTTATGCTCATAATCTATGATGATCTCACAGGGCTCGTCCTGCTCATGGGGAGAATTATCGATCCAACAGATTTCTAG
- the clmnb gene encoding dystrophin, whose translation MENKYFNCHVPIFSSTDERKEVQKRTFTRWMNMFLQRCDPPVEVHDLFTDIQDGRILMALLEELSGCQLLYRFRESSHRIFRLNNISKALAFLDDRHVKLLGIDASGIADGIPSVVLNLVWSMILYFQVKEVTGGLQRRLSSSLSSLSMSSYPSSGDLSPQPNDIGSNSCSTLPSKGRKAAREPKYHGKAIKTLLQWVQRCTSKFGVEVHDFGKSWRSGLAFLAMIKSINPFLVDLRESLSREPRENIAQAFLIAHHSLDIPPLLDPEDVACTSPDEQSIITYVSMFLKHCSYTDEDYATDVEVPDIPNFGSVESVSLGETPADDPEAQALLQGLEKSSEQLLWKRWSRRSSSEAASPFNRKKSRSRSILQPPSPLDAGVVNRDIRSWMEKASVDQDYSKPRVDESHFSLSSEEGIYSLSALDSDEEDAYSYILDLNKEVFQPYDQLKRQVPRVEEETEEEMFLNGQQADESEHVEVHETLNGCKHEEGAPTHNAEKVVGAQSVLHRTFDCDKNESSVREMANSKAVFDMEPEEDNRSREERKDERDVGQQSNDDGDYCEEETKKAENARLVKHGCDKREALIDETNNTKLFEVASWKTEAEEESERGLFEEYGQVSEKRVPDKEEEEEIVMTFEKGQDGKSGEVEEDRVKEEERGNHQSVNLESFKKEVNEKILTDECVCEVREARTDTREDKDREEDSDNVMNLIDVREVRRVEEKDGELHIKRCKITDNKTTTAEHSGKTANNSTNGEVNVHGVDDSWTPACSATSHSVREEGLIPHSLPASCDITPLELKMLLVLWILLYCCFVLPQMNF comes from the exons ATGGAAAACAAGTATTTTAACTGCCATGTCCCTATTTTCTCTTCCACAGATGAGAGGAAAGAAGTGCAGAAGAGAACCTTCACCAGGTGGATGAATATGTTTCTGCAGAGA TGTGATCCTCCGGTGGAAGTGCATGACCTGTTCACAGACATTCAGGATGGCAGAATACTGATGGCTCTGCTGGAGGAGCTGTCTGGGTGCCAACTA CTCTACAGGTTTAGGGAGTCTTCTCACCGCATTTTCCGACTGAACAACATTTCCAAGGCCCTGGCTTTCCTGGATGATAGacat GTGAAGCTGCTTGGCATTGACGCCTCAGGTATCGCTGATGGGATCCCATCTGTTGTGCTTAACCTTGTCTGGAGCATGATCCTGTATTTCCAG GTAAAGGAGGTGACAGGAGGCCTCCAGAGGCGTTTGTCTTCTAGCCTCTCTTCCTTATCAATGAGCAGTTACCCCTCATCCGGCGACCTCTCACCCCAGCCAAATGACATTGGCAGCAACTCCTGCAGCACCCTGCCAAGCAAAGGCAGGAAGGCTGCCAGAGAGCCAAAGTACCATGGGAAAGCAATCAAGACTCTACTGCAATGGGTCCAAAGATGCACATCAAA ATTTGGGGTGGAGGTGCATGACTTTGGGAAGAGCTGGAGAAGTGGGCTGGCATTCCTAGCCATGATTAAGTCCATAAACCCATTCTTGGTTGACCTGAGGGAGAGCCTGTCAAGAGAGCCAAGAGAGAACATTGCGCAGGCCTTCCTGATAGCCCACCACAGCTTGGATATACCCCCTCTGCTGGACCCTGAAG ATGTGGCATGCACTTCACCAGATGAGCAGTCAATCATCACCTATGTGTCTATGTTCCTGAAGCATTGTTCTTACACAGATGAG GACTATGCAACAGATGTGGAAGTTCCTGATATCCCAAATTTTGGATCAGTGGAGTCAGTCAGCTTGGGAGAGACCCCCGCTGACGACCCAGAAGCCCAAGCTTTGCTCCAAGGCTTGGAGAAGAGCAGCGAGCAGCTTCTGTGGAAACGATGGTCCAGAAGATCCTCGAGTGAAGCTGCATCACCATTcaacagaaagaaaagcagGAGTCGAAGCATTTTACAGCCACCCAGTCCCCTGGACGCAGGCGTAGTGAACCGGGACATCCGGTCATGGATGGAGAAAGCATCTGTGGATCAGGACTACAGCAAGCCCAGAGTGGATGAAAGTCACTTTTCTTTGAGCTCGGAGGAAGGAATCTACAGCTTGTCAGCATTGGATTCAGACGAGGAGGACGCCTACAGCTACATCCTGGATCTCAATAAAGAGGTTTTTCAACCCTATGATCAGCTGAAAAGACAAGTGCCAAGGGTTGAAGAAGAAACAGAGGAAGAAATGTTCCTGAATGGACAGCAGGCTGACGAGTCAGAACATGTGGAAGTACATGAGACATTAAATGGATGTAAACATGAAGAAGGCGCTCCTACACACAATGCTGAAAAAGTAGTCGGGGCTCAGTCGGTGCTGCATAGGACGTTTGATTGTGACAAAAATGAAAGTAGCGTTCGTGAGATGGCAAACAGTAAAGCTGTGTTTGACATGGAGCCAGAGGAAGACAAcagaagcagagaggaaagaaaagatgaGAGGGATGTTGGGCAACAGAGTAatgatgatggtgattattGTGAGGAAGAGACGAAGAAGGCAGAAAATGCTAGATTGGTGAAGCATGGATGTGATAAAAGAGAGGCTCTGATTGATGAAACCAACAACACAAAGCTTTTTGAAGTGGCTAGTTGGAAGACAGAGGCTGAGgaagagagtgaaagggggctGTTTGAAGAATATGGACAAGTGAGTGAAAAGAGAGTGCCagacaaagaagaagaggaagaaatagTGATGACATTTGAGAAAGGGCAGGATGGAAAATCAGGGGAAGTAGAAGAGGATCGCGttaaagaggaagagaggggaaATCACCAAAGTGTGAATTTAGAAAGTTTCAAGAAAGAGGTTAATGAGAAGATATTAACAgatgagtgtgtatgtgaagTCAGAGAAGCTAGAACTGACACAagagaagacaaagacaggGAAGAAGACAGTGACAATGTCATGAATTTAATAGATGTTAGAGAAGTTAGAAGAGTAGAAGAGAAGGACGGGGAACTTCACATTAAGAGATGTAAAATCACTgacaacaagacaacaacagcagagcattctggtaAAACTGCAAACAACAGCACTAATGGAGAAGTCAATGTCCATGGTGTTGACGATAGTTGGACTCCTGCCTGCAGTGCAACTTCACACTCAGTCAG AGAGGAAGGACTCATCCCTCACTCTTTACCAGCCTCCTGTGACATAACCCCATTAGAGCTGAAAATGCTCTTGGTCCTGTGGATTCTGCTCTACTGCTGCTTCGTCCTACCTCAAATGAACTTCTGA
- the prkrip1 gene encoding PRKR-interacting protein 1 homolog, which yields MAAHTEKNNKPGKSGGKEAQPLIIAKTPAEEQRLKLERLMRNPDKVAPIPDRPKEWNPRAPPEFVRDVMGSSAGAGSGEFHVYRHLRRREYQRQDFLDKIAAKYNEDLQYLDKVDQNQQDAEERTAKRRKKREKLKQKKLMAKKAKLESKKKQEEEGDEEKSSDSSEEDKKEDEEEEREAEDDAEAPSFIMGKK from the coding sequence ATGGCGGCGCACACGGAGAAGAATAACAAGCCGGGGAAATCTGGAGGAAAAGAGGCTCAGCCTCTGATAATCGCCAAAACTCCGGCCGAGGAACAACGTCTGAAGTTGGAGAGGTTAATGAGAAACCCAGATAAGGTCGCTCCCATCCCGGACCGGCCGAAGGAGTGGAACCCGCGGGCTCCGCCGGAGTTCGTCCGGGACGTGATGGGCTCCAGCGCCGGTGCAGGCAGCGGGGAGTTTCATGTCTACCGACACCTCCGCCGCAGAGAGTACCAGAGACAGGACTTCCTGGACAAGATAGCAGCCAAGTACAACGAAGACTTGCAGTATCTGGATAAGGTGGATCAAAACCAACAAGACGCCGAAGAAAGAACAGCAAAGCGGCGGAAGAAGCGGGAAAAGCTGAAGCAGAAAAAGCTGATGGCAAAGAAGGCAAAGCTGGAGTCCaagaagaagcaggaggaggagggcgacGAGGAGAAAAGCTCCGACAGCAGCGAAGAAGACAAGAAggaggacgaagaggaggagagagaggctgaGGATGACGCCGAGGCTCCGAGCTTCATCATGGGGAAGAAGTGA
- the glrx5 gene encoding glutaredoxin-related protein 5, mitochondrial, giving the protein MNSLIRTTARCLRSGAAVYLPRQADRRVLSAPARFLCAAADLQKDLAEMVKKDKVVVFMKGTPAQPMCGFSNAVVQILRMHGVDQYAAYNVLEDSELREGVKAFSNWPTIPQVYFSGEFVGGCDILLQMHQNGDLVDELKKLGISSALLEAEKESK; this is encoded by the exons ATGAACAGTTTAATCAGAACAACTGCGAGGTGTCTGCGGTCGGGGGCGGCAGTCTATCTCCCCAGACAGGCCGACAGACGCGTGTTGTCGGCCCCGGCCCGGTTCCTGTGCGCGGCGGCGGACCTCCAGAAAGACCTTGCTGAGATGGTGAAGAAGGACAAAGTGGTGGTGTTCATGAAGGGGACGCCTGCACAGCCCATGTGTGGCTTCAGTAATGCCGTGGTTCAGATCCTGCGGATGCATGGTGTGGACCAATATGCTGCGTACAACGTATTAGAGGACTCCGAGCTCAGAGAAG GAGTCAAGGCCTTCTCCAACTGGCCCACCATCCCTCAGGTGTACTTCAGCGGAGAGTTCGTGGGCGGCTGCGACATCCTGCTCCAGATGCACCAGAACGGAGACCTGGTGGACGAGCTAAAGAAGCTGGGCATCAGCTCTGCACTGCTGGAGGCTGAGAAAGAGTCAAAGTAG